In Halorientalis sp. LT38, a genomic segment contains:
- a CDS encoding SDR family oxidoreductase: MELELDGNAALFTAASSGLGLASAETFAAEGADVAICGRSADRLAEAEATLEELGDGEVLAVEADITEREDVETFVAETVETFGGLDHVVTSAGGPPSGPFLDMDDGDFYTAYDLLVMSVVWTTREAYPHLRESDAGTIVNITSRSVQEVIDGLVLSNSVRRAVIGLMKTQAREFAPDVRVNAVLPGAHETSRIEDLIEQNIERGEYESYEAGLDDWSDGIPLERIGDPEELGEAVAYLSSDAASYVNGAAVPVDGGSLRS, from the coding sequence ATGGAACTCGAACTCGACGGGAACGCGGCACTGTTCACGGCGGCCAGCAGCGGCCTCGGACTGGCGAGCGCGGAGACCTTCGCCGCCGAGGGCGCGGACGTGGCGATCTGCGGCCGCTCGGCCGACCGACTGGCCGAGGCCGAGGCGACCCTCGAAGAACTGGGTGACGGTGAGGTACTCGCCGTCGAGGCGGACATCACCGAGCGAGAGGACGTCGAAACCTTCGTCGCCGAGACGGTCGAGACCTTCGGCGGGCTCGATCACGTCGTCACGAGCGCGGGCGGGCCGCCGAGCGGCCCCTTCCTCGACATGGACGACGGGGACTTCTACACCGCCTACGACCTGCTGGTGATGAGCGTGGTGTGGACGACGCGGGAGGCCTACCCCCACCTGCGGGAGAGCGACGCGGGAACGATCGTCAACATCACCTCTCGCTCGGTCCAGGAGGTCATCGACGGCCTCGTGCTCTCGAACTCCGTGCGCCGGGCGGTGATCGGGCTGATGAAGACCCAGGCGCGGGAGTTCGCGCCCGACGTGCGGGTCAACGCCGTCCTGCCGGGCGCTCACGAGACGAGTCGCATCGAGGACCTGATCGAGCAGAACATCGAGCGCGGCGAGTACGAGAGCTACGAGGCGGGACTGGACGACTGGTCCGACGGCATCCCGCTCGAGCGCATCGGCGACCCCGAAGAGCTGGGAGAGGCCGTCGCCTACCTCTCGAGCGACGCGGCGAGTTACGTCAACGGCGCGGCGGTGCCGGTCGACGGCGGGAGCCTGCGGAGCTAG
- a CDS encoding mannose-1-phosphate guanylyltransferase → MDRPLVAVVLAGGTGTRLYPASRSHRPKQFQSFGREASLLEATVDRAGFADEVYVLTRPEFADAVREHAPAAAVLTEPEPRDTGPALVYAAHRVREQVGDAVMVAMPSDHRVDGDFASTARTAAEVALDTGGLVTVGVEPTRAATGYGYVEPGEQRDGYHTVASFTEKPDAETAEAYVERGYYWNAGVFAWTPNAFLGEARNSPLEGLVEALDDGDGERGFAAVDPVSVDYAVLERTDKAYVVPAAFEWDDLGSWDAVERLFESDEDGNVVLGDALLDEAGDNVVATDGHVSALGVSDLVIASYGDRTLVIPKEQAQRVRDVVGQLREDDLY, encoded by the coding sequence ATGGACCGTCCGCTCGTCGCCGTCGTCCTCGCCGGCGGCACCGGCACCCGGCTCTACCCCGCCAGCCGGAGCCACCGCCCCAAGCAGTTCCAGTCCTTCGGCCGCGAGGCGTCGCTGCTCGAAGCCACCGTCGATCGGGCCGGGTTCGCCGACGAGGTGTACGTCCTCACCCGTCCCGAGTTCGCCGACGCAGTGCGCGAACACGCCCCCGCCGCGGCCGTCCTCACCGAACCCGAACCCAGAGACACGGGCCCGGCCCTGGTCTACGCGGCCCACCGGGTCCGCGAGCAGGTCGGCGACGCCGTCATGGTGGCGATGCCCAGCGATCACCGCGTCGACGGCGACTTCGCGTCGACCGCTCGGACGGCCGCCGAGGTGGCCCTCGACACCGGCGGCCTCGTCACCGTCGGCGTCGAACCGACGCGCGCCGCGACCGGGTACGGCTACGTCGAACCGGGGGAACAACGAGACGGCTACCACACCGTCGCCTCCTTCACCGAAAAGCCGGACGCCGAAACGGCCGAAGCGTACGTCGAGCGAGGCTACTACTGGAACGCCGGCGTCTTCGCCTGGACGCCCAACGCCTTCCTCGGCGAGGCGCGCAACTCGCCGCTCGAGGGGCTGGTCGAGGCCCTCGACGACGGCGACGGGGAGCGGGGCTTCGCCGCCGTCGACCCGGTTAGCGTCGACTACGCCGTCCTCGAACGCACGGACAAGGCCTACGTCGTCCCCGCCGCCTTCGAGTGGGACGACCTCGGCTCGTGGGACGCCGTCGAACGCCTGTTCGAGAGCGACGAGGACGGCAACGTCGTTCTGGGCGACGCGCTGCTGGACGAGGCCGGGGACAACGTCGTGGCCACCGACGGCCACGTCAGCGCCCTGGGCGTCTCCGACCTGGTGATCGCCAGCTACGGCGACCGCACGCTCGTGATTCCGAAGGAACAGGCCCAGCGCGTCCGCGACGTGGTCGGGCAGTTGCGCGAAGACGACCTGTACTAG
- a CDS encoding DUF7091 family protein produces the protein MADEGRLERFVANLRAAGDQVAEARRAYGDAKRSAQADLPQDERGRAKIVCRRYAERRAVAVDDAGRPACFDPDHTDCQGCVEDVREGVVETW, from the coding sequence ATGGCCGACGAGGGACGACTCGAGCGGTTCGTCGCGAACCTCCGGGCCGCCGGCGATCAGGTCGCCGAGGCCAGGCGAGCCTACGGCGACGCCAAGCGGTCGGCACAGGCCGATCTCCCCCAGGACGAGCGCGGGCGGGCGAAGATCGTCTGTCGCCGCTACGCCGAGCGCCGCGCCGTCGCCGTCGACGACGCGGGGCGGCCGGCCTGTTTCGATCCCGACCACACCGACTGCCAGGGCTGCGTCGAAGACGTCCGCGAGGGCGTCGTGGAGACCTGGTAG
- a CDS encoding CPBP family intramembrane glutamic endopeptidase — translation MNVPALTWRRVGLIAAGLVLTIGGMILGTIAVIGLAIAAFAAGLELSDTSFLLLSLIGVQGIGFPLVGFVYLRYRGRRVREFVPVRVPSLREVGVIVGGWIGALVLVGIVGVAIQVTGTTAAENQAGQIISENPGFVPYLLPFVFLLNGPGEEFLFRGVIQGQFREEFHPAAAIVLATMMFAPIHIFSLVGSLQAAAVTIGILTLPSLVFGAVYEYTDNFVVPALVHSLYNATLFGSIYLADVATVV, via the coding sequence ATGAACGTACCGGCGCTGACCTGGCGACGGGTCGGCCTGATCGCGGCCGGGCTGGTGCTCACGATCGGCGGGATGATTCTCGGCACCATCGCGGTGATCGGCCTGGCCATCGCGGCCTTCGCGGCCGGCCTGGAACTGTCGGACACGTCGTTCCTGCTCCTGAGCCTGATCGGCGTGCAGGGGATCGGCTTCCCACTGGTTGGCTTCGTCTACCTCCGGTACCGGGGCCGTCGCGTCCGGGAGTTCGTCCCCGTTCGCGTGCCGAGCCTCCGGGAGGTCGGCGTCATCGTCGGCGGCTGGATCGGCGCGCTCGTCCTCGTCGGCATCGTCGGCGTCGCGATCCAGGTGACCGGCACGACCGCCGCCGAGAACCAGGCCGGCCAGATCATCTCCGAGAACCCCGGCTTCGTCCCCTACCTGCTGCCCTTCGTCTTCCTCCTGAACGGCCCCGGCGAGGAGTTCCTCTTCCGCGGGGTCATCCAGGGCCAGTTCAGAGAGGAGTTCCACCCCGCCGCGGCCATCGTCCTGGCCACGATGATGTTCGCCCCGATCCACATCTTCTCCCTCGTGGGCTCGCTACAGGCCGCCGCGGTCACCATCGGCATCCTCACCCTCCCGAGTCTGGTCTTCGGCGCGGTCTACGAGTACACCGACAACTTCGTCGTCCCGGCGCTGGTTCACAGCCTCTACAACGCCACACTCTTCGGCAGCATCTACCTCGCTGACGTGGCGACGGTCGTCTGA
- the arsB gene encoding ACR3 family arsenite efflux transporter, whose amino-acid sequence MSDAAHEHGPECDCSSCGDPRSMDFLDKYLTVWIFGAMAVGVGLGFVAPSVTEPIRDFHLVEIGLIAMMYPPLAKADYSQLRAVFSNYRVLSLSLVQNWLIGPTLMFGLAVVFFSGLVPGLPARPEYFLGLVFIGMARCIAMVLVWNELAEGSTEYVTGLVAFNSLFQILTYGVYVWFFGLFLPPLLGMDTLVAGIETFDVSPMQVFEAIVVFLGIPFVGGFLTRYVGTRTKGEEWYENEFVPRIDPLTLIALLGTVIVMFATQGESIVAAPADVLLIAVPLTIYFVVMFLVSFGMGRGIGADYSTTTAIGFTAASNNFELAIAVAVAVFGVGSGVAFATVVGPLIEVPVLLALVNVALYFQRRYDWGESTIESPEGSTPDPATDD is encoded by the coding sequence ATGAGTGACGCCGCCCACGAGCACGGCCCGGAGTGTGACTGTTCGAGCTGTGGCGACCCGCGGTCGATGGACTTCCTCGACAAGTACCTCACCGTCTGGATCTTCGGGGCGATGGCCGTCGGCGTCGGCCTGGGCTTCGTCGCGCCCTCCGTAACGGAACCGATCCGTGACTTCCACCTCGTCGAGATCGGCCTGATCGCGATGATGTACCCGCCGCTCGCGAAGGCCGACTACTCGCAGCTTCGGGCCGTCTTCAGCAACTACCGGGTCCTGAGTCTGAGCCTCGTCCAGAACTGGCTGATCGGCCCCACGCTGATGTTCGGCCTCGCGGTCGTCTTCTTCAGCGGCCTCGTCCCCGGCCTGCCGGCCCGCCCCGAGTACTTCCTCGGGCTCGTGTTCATCGGGATGGCCCGCTGCATCGCGATGGTGCTGGTCTGGAACGAGTTGGCTGAAGGCTCGACCGAGTACGTCACCGGCCTCGTCGCCTTCAACAGCCTCTTCCAGATCCTGACCTACGGCGTCTACGTCTGGTTCTTCGGGCTCTTCCTCCCGCCGCTGCTGGGGATGGATACGCTGGTGGCGGGCATCGAGACGTTCGACGTCTCCCCGATGCAGGTCTTCGAGGCCATCGTCGTCTTCCTCGGCATCCCCTTCGTCGGCGGCTTCCTCACCCGCTACGTCGGGACCCGGACGAAGGGCGAGGAGTGGTACGAGAACGAGTTCGTCCCGCGGATCGATCCCCTGACCCTGATCGCGCTGCTGGGGACCGTGATCGTGATGTTCGCGACGCAGGGCGAGAGCATCGTCGCCGCGCCCGCGGACGTGCTCCTGATCGCCGTCCCGCTGACGATCTACTTCGTCGTGATGTTCCTCGTCAGCTTCGGGATGGGCCGGGGGATCGGCGCGGACTACTCGACGACGACCGCCATCGGCTTCACCGCCGCCTCGAACAACTTCGAACTCGCCATCGCCGTCGCGGTCGCCGTGTTCGGCGTGGGCTCGGGCGTCGCCTTCGCCACCGTCGTCGGGCCGCTGATCGAGGTGCCCGTCCTGCTCGCGCTGGTCAACGTCGCGCTGTACTTCCAGCGCCGGTACGACTGGGGCGAAAGCACGATCGAGAGTCCAGAGGGCTCGACGCCCGATCCGGCGACCGACGACTGA
- the arsM gene encoding arsenite methyltransferase — MPDADDSADATGLDAETQRSVVRQRYADIATGDGDEGGCCADDCCDGGSASAPADETAKQYGYSADEVEAVEGDANLGLGCGNPQALADLSPGETVLDLGSGAGFDCFLAAQEVGETGRVIGVDMTPEMVEKARENARENGTGNVSIRLGEIEHLPVADGRVDVIISNCVVNLSPDKARVFDEAFRVLRPGGRVAISDVVQTAPMPEGVGADPDSVASCVAGASRIGRLERLLTDAGFEAVEITPKSESDRFIREWDDDRDVSEFLVSASITARKPEVADE; from the coding sequence ATGCCTGACGCCGACGACTCGGCCGACGCGACGGGACTCGACGCGGAGACCCAGCGCAGCGTGGTCCGGCAGCGATACGCCGACATCGCGACCGGCGACGGCGACGAGGGCGGCTGCTGTGCCGACGACTGCTGTGACGGCGGGTCGGCGTCGGCCCCTGCGGACGAGACTGCCAAACAGTACGGCTACTCGGCCGACGAGGTCGAGGCTGTCGAGGGCGACGCGAACCTCGGGCTCGGCTGTGGCAACCCCCAGGCGCTGGCCGACCTCTCGCCGGGCGAGACGGTCCTCGACCTCGGATCCGGCGCGGGGTTCGACTGTTTCCTCGCCGCGCAGGAAGTCGGGGAGACCGGACGGGTGATCGGCGTCGACATGACCCCCGAGATGGTCGAGAAGGCGCGCGAGAACGCCCGCGAGAACGGGACCGGGAACGTGTCCATCCGGCTTGGCGAGATCGAACACCTCCCGGTCGCCGACGGGCGCGTCGACGTGATCATCTCGAACTGCGTCGTGAACCTCTCGCCGGACAAGGCACGGGTGTTCGACGAGGCCTTCCGCGTCCTGCGACCGGGCGGTCGGGTCGCGATCTCGGACGTGGTCCAGACCGCACCGATGCCAGAGGGCGTCGGGGCCGACCCGGACTCGGTCGCGTCCTGTGTCGCCGGCGCGTCGCGGATCGGGCGGCTCGAACGGCTCCTCACCGACGCCGGTTTCGAGGCCGTCGAGATCACGCCGAAATCGGAGAGCGACCGCTTCATCCGCGAGTGGGACGACGACCGCGACGTGAGCGAGTTCCTCGTCTCGGCGTCGATCACCGCACGGAAGCCGGAGGTGGCCGATGAGTGA
- a CDS encoding low molecular weight phosphatase family protein, translated as MSDPVRVAFVCVQNAGRSQMSTAFAERERTERGLDDAVEIVTGGTHPADHVHEGVVETMAEVGFDLSDREPREISTSELNACDYVATMGCSTLELDADGPAVRDWALDDPDGKDPERVREIRDEIRDRVRDLFDEIEEVLVDA; from the coding sequence ATGAGCGACCCGGTACGAGTGGCGTTCGTCTGCGTCCAGAACGCCGGGCGCTCCCAGATGTCGACCGCGTTCGCGGAACGGGAGCGGACGGAGCGCGGACTCGACGACGCAGTCGAGATCGTCACCGGCGGGACGCACCCGGCCGACCACGTCCACGAGGGAGTCGTCGAGACCATGGCCGAGGTCGGGTTCGACCTCTCGGACCGGGAGCCCCGCGAGATTTCGACGTCGGAACTGAACGCGTGTGACTACGTCGCGACGATGGGCTGTTCGACGCTCGAACTCGACGCCGACGGCCCGGCCGTGCGCGACTGGGCGCTCGACGATCCCGACGGGAAAGACCCAGAGCGGGTGCGCGAGATCCGCGACGAGATTCGGGATCGGGTGCGCGACCTCTTCGACGAGATCGAGGAGGTGCTCGTCGATGCCTGA
- a CDS encoding ArsR/SmtB family transcription factor, translating into MSEKTARLERLITEESGECCRADVEDRLDTLREYRTAVGADHAADRDALRTLGNDTRYEIVRLLAAADGELCVCEIDPVVDVSDSAVSHALSDLHDAGLVTRRKSGTWRYYEATDRAEALLAALDETRGDR; encoded by the coding sequence ATGAGCGAGAAAACGGCGCGGCTCGAGCGGCTCATCACCGAGGAGTCGGGGGAGTGCTGCCGGGCCGACGTCGAAGACAGGCTCGATACCCTGCGGGAGTACCGGACGGCGGTCGGGGCGGATCACGCCGCCGACCGCGACGCCTTGCGGACGCTCGGAAACGACACCCGGTACGAGATCGTCCGGCTGCTCGCGGCGGCCGACGGCGAACTGTGCGTCTGCGAGATCGACCCCGTCGTCGACGTCAGCGACAGCGCGGTCAGCCACGCGCTCTCGGACCTCCACGACGCCGGGCTGGTCACCCGCCGGAAATCGGGGACCTGGCGGTACTACGAGGCGACCGACCGGGCGGAGGCGCTACTCGCCGCGCTGGACGAGACGCGAGGTGACCGATGA
- a CDS encoding replication factor A (Replication protein A protects and stabilize the intermediate ssDNA that is generated by the unwinding action of a DNA helicase at the replication fork. In addition, SSBs prevent the formation of secondary structures by single-stranded template DNA.) yields the protein MTDLRTQAEEIQEQFSDQLDIDVDDVHERLETLVEEYKVPLDEARRSVTSTYLDEAGMERDQLSSGGGNEQVQVSDVDAAEQWVDLTAKVVELWEPNSDAVAQVGLLGDETGTIKFTKWSKSELPELEKDAVYHLRNIVTDEYQGRFSVKLNRTTVIEEAEEDIEVGDDDTTVEGALVDIQSGSGLIKRCPEEDCTRVLQNGRCSEHGEAEGEFDLRIKGVLDDGEDVHEVIFDQAATEDFTGITLEEAKEMAMDALDTTVVADKMRKETLGRYYRVTGPTFSRYVLADEVEVLGEPTDAEETLIKARSI from the coding sequence ATGACAGATTTGCGTACCCAGGCGGAAGAGATACAGGAGCAGTTTTCCGACCAGCTCGACATCGACGTGGACGACGTCCACGAGCGACTGGAGACGCTGGTCGAGGAGTACAAGGTCCCGCTCGACGAGGCCCGGCGCAGCGTCACGAGCACGTACCTCGACGAGGCGGGGATGGAGCGCGACCAGCTCTCGAGCGGCGGGGGCAACGAGCAGGTCCAGGTCAGCGACGTCGACGCGGCCGAGCAGTGGGTCGACCTGACCGCGAAGGTCGTCGAGCTGTGGGAGCCAAACAGCGACGCGGTCGCCCAGGTCGGCCTGCTCGGTGACGAGACGGGCACGATCAAGTTCACGAAGTGGTCGAAGTCCGAGCTGCCGGAACTCGAGAAGGACGCGGTCTACCACCTGCGGAACATCGTCACCGACGAGTACCAGGGCCGCTTCTCGGTCAAGCTCAACCGGACGACGGTGATCGAGGAGGCAGAGGAGGACATCGAGGTCGGCGACGACGATACGACCGTCGAGGGCGCGCTGGTGGACATCCAGAGCGGCTCCGGACTCATCAAGCGCTGCCCCGAGGAGGACTGCACGCGCGTCCTCCAGAACGGCCGCTGTTCGGAGCACGGCGAGGCCGAAGGCGAGTTCGACCTCCGTATCAAGGGGGTCCTCGACGACGGTGAGGACGTCCACGAGGTGATCTTCGATCAGGCGGCCACCGAGGACTTCACCGGGATCACCCTGGAGGAGGCCAAAGAGATGGCCATGGACGCGCTGGACACGACGGTCGTGGCCGACAAGATGCGCAAGGAGACGCTGGGGCGGTACTACCGGGTGACGGGGCCGACCTTCAGCCGGTACGTCCTGGCCGACGAGGTGGAGGTACTGGGCGAGCCGACAGACGCGGAAGAGACGCTGATCAAAGCGAGGTCGATCTGA
- a CDS encoding RPA family protein — protein sequence MAAVPSREVARRVFASEFNDAAYTFKESDDERAPVYLLLPTGERANRIFLVGTLTETEDVGEDSEYWQGRVVDPNGDTFFMYAGQYQPDAASMLRELEPPAYVSVVGKPRTYETDDGEVNVSVRPESITTVDEATRNRWIVETAERTIERIRDYQAADEDDGAAVDEYVRMAREEYDLPVENYRRAAIEALESLDATDDEQVEASP from the coding sequence ATGGCAGCAGTTCCATCCCGAGAGGTCGCACGGCGCGTGTTCGCGAGCGAGTTCAACGACGCCGCGTACACGTTCAAGGAATCGGACGACGAGCGCGCGCCGGTCTACCTGCTGCTCCCGACCGGGGAGCGAGCAAACCGGATCTTCCTGGTCGGCACGCTCACCGAGACCGAAGACGTCGGCGAGGACAGCGAGTACTGGCAGGGACGCGTCGTCGATCCGAACGGCGACACGTTCTTCATGTACGCCGGGCAGTACCAGCCCGACGCCGCCTCGATGCTCCGGGAACTGGAGCCGCCGGCCTACGTCTCGGTCGTCGGCAAGCCCCGCACCTACGAGACCGACGACGGCGAGGTGAACGTCTCCGTCCGACCGGAGTCGATCACGACCGTGGACGAGGCGACGCGGAACCGCTGGATCGTCGAGACCGCCGAGCGAACGATCGAGCGCATCCGCGACTACCAGGCCGCCGACGAGGACGACGGCGCCGCGGTCGACGAGTACGTCCGGATGGCTCGCGAGGAGTACGACCTCCCCGTCGAGAACTACCGCCGGGCCGCGATCGAGGCGCTGGAGAGCCTGGACGCGACCGACGACGAGCAGGTCGAAGCCTCGCCCTGA
- a CDS encoding DegT/DnrJ/EryC1/StrS family aminotransferase gives MYVPDRPRFSPTWLASGSPERPAWLTDDRWLPAGERELYARASAGLYATLGRFDHGGTALLPAYVPQAVVRAVLERGYDVAYYPVSAHLSLPADAVASRIEATEPDLALFVDYLGFRDESFPALAERARAAGAIVVEDCARAAFGRDREGDPLGATGDLAIYSLHKTLPVPNGGLVVARDVTPPSPSGTVPERRDVFTSGLVGLMSRLGLPPTAVKGSSKPARSGAEIRDAPTRADDATLVRGPGRATVRGLARCDPDRVQTRRRDAYRSLRRAVADVDGIATLTPPAHDGACPYGVGIRGPDREWRDDFYRRVRRAGLPIEVYQWPPAARGAATAGAQRLRNTACVLPTYRRLPSDGRARLVRILEDSLAD, from the coding sequence ATGTACGTTCCTGACCGGCCGCGGTTCAGCCCGACCTGGCTCGCGTCCGGGTCGCCGGAGCGGCCGGCGTGGCTGACCGACGACCGCTGGCTGCCGGCGGGGGAGCGCGAACTGTACGCCCGGGCGAGCGCGGGGCTGTACGCGACGCTCGGTCGATTCGACCACGGTGGGACGGCGTTGCTCCCGGCGTACGTCCCGCAGGCGGTCGTCCGTGCGGTGCTCGAACGGGGATACGACGTCGCGTACTACCCGGTCTCGGCCCACCTCTCGCTGCCCGCCGATGCGGTCGCGTCGCGGATCGAGGCGACGGAGCCGGACCTGGCCCTGTTCGTCGACTACCTCGGGTTCAGAGACGAGTCGTTCCCGGCGCTCGCCGAGCGCGCCCGGGCGGCGGGTGCGATCGTCGTCGAGGACTGCGCCCGGGCCGCGTTCGGCCGGGACCGCGAGGGCGACCCGCTGGGGGCGACTGGCGACCTGGCGATCTACAGTCTCCACAAGACCTTGCCGGTGCCCAACGGGGGGCTCGTGGTCGCCCGGGACGTGACGCCGCCGTCGCCGAGCGGGACGGTGCCGGAACGACGGGACGTGTTCACGAGCGGTCTCGTCGGCCTCATGTCCAGACTCGGGCTCCCCCCGACGGCGGTCAAGGGCTCGTCGAAGCCGGCCCGGTCGGGTGCGGAGATCCGGGACGCTCCCACCCGGGCCGACGACGCGACGCTGGTTCGGGGTCCCGGGCGTGCGACGGTCCGTGGCCTGGCGCGCTGTGACCCCGACCGCGTGCAGACTCGCCGCCGAGACGCCTACCGTTCACTCCGACGGGCGGTGGCGGACGTCGACGGGATCGCGACGCTCACGCCGCCCGCACACGACGGCGCGTGTCCCTACGGGGTCGGGATTCGCGGGCCCGACCGCGAGTGGCGTGACGATTTCTACCGCCGCGTGCGGCGGGCGGGGCTCCCGATCGAGGTGTACCAGTGGCCGCCGGCGGCACGCGGGGCCGCCACCGCCGGCGCACAGCGACTCCGAAACACCGCCTGCGTCCTGCCCACGTATCGACGGCTCCCGTCGGACGGGAGGGCGCGACTCGTCCGCATTCTCGAAGACAGTCTGGCGGACTGA
- a CDS encoding CopG family transcriptional regulator, with the protein MGNKNKTISFRVSQEKFETLREIAEERDLSLSAVFRDYVDLLVAHDGQVEVVPEHEISERAEASGGTSFPPKVEVPKSFVREHERLELEAEHLREQLEEHKRYVTKLRQELDEHEAGEEVIQLEDLDGEDDDEEDPSYRIGSSFDESI; encoded by the coding sequence ATGGGCAACAAGAACAAGACGATCTCCTTTCGCGTGAGCCAGGAGAAATTCGAGACGCTCCGCGAGATCGCCGAGGAGCGAGATCTCTCGCTCTCGGCCGTCTTCCGCGACTACGTGGACCTGCTCGTTGCCCACGACGGCCAGGTCGAGGTCGTCCCGGAACACGAGATCTCGGAGCGCGCAGAGGCGAGCGGCGGGACGAGTTTCCCGCCCAAGGTCGAAGTTCCCAAGAGCTTCGTCCGCGAACACGAGCGGCTGGAACTGGAGGCCGAACACCTCCGCGAACAGCTCGAAGAGCACAAACGCTACGTGACGAAGCTCCGCCAGGAACTCGACGAACACGAAGCAGGCGAGGAGGTCATCCAGCTCGAGGACCTCGACGGCGAGGACGACGACGAGGAGGACCCCTCCTACCGCATCGGCAGCAGCTTCGACGAATCGATCTGA
- a CDS encoding toxin-antitoxin system TumE family protein gives MGRDEATLVIDVTKDFGDRFAEVRAWRVPESERYPKGIKYSMQYGNAAGETIVRYDNFPDHPDAARHHKHTASGTVEDVEFEGVRDLFARFKTEVQRHGDDWD, from the coding sequence ATGGGGCGCGACGAGGCGACGCTGGTCATCGACGTCACGAAGGACTTCGGCGACCGTTTCGCGGAGGTTCGGGCGTGGCGCGTCCCTGAATCGGAGCGTTATCCGAAGGGAATCAAGTACTCGATGCAGTACGGCAACGCCGCCGGCGAAACGATCGTTCGCTACGACAATTTCCCGGACCATCCGGACGCAGCCCGGCATCACAAACACACCGCGTCCGGAACGGTCGAAGACGTCGAGTTCGAGGGGGTGCGGGACCTGTTTGCGCGGTTCAAAACGGAGGTACAAAGACATGGCGACGACTGGGACTGA
- a CDS encoding transcriptional regulator, translating into MATTGTDDTTTDRTLYVRYREGAETDLRDALAALDRGETPDPHFEVVYDDPADVHRVTRPKNLELLRAIVQHEPASIRETARLVDRDVRQVHDNLSELASLHLIDLVDEGQAKRPAVWYDAIELDLPLAAPEVQSDQAQA; encoded by the coding sequence ATGGCGACGACTGGGACTGACGACACGACGACGGACCGAACGCTCTACGTCCGGTATCGCGAGGGCGCGGAGACGGATCTCCGCGATGCACTCGCCGCACTGGATCGCGGCGAAACGCCCGACCCGCACTTCGAGGTCGTCTACGACGACCCGGCCGACGTGCATCGGGTCACCCGTCCGAAGAACCTCGAACTGCTCCGCGCGATCGTGCAGCACGAACCGGCGAGCATTCGGGAGACTGCTCGGTTGGTCGACCGCGACGTTCGCCAGGTCCACGACAACCTCTCGGAACTGGCGTCCCTCCATTTGATCGACCTGGTGGACGAGGGACAGGCGAAACGACCGGCGGTCTGGTACGACGCGATCGAACTCGACCTGCCGCTGGCGGCTCCCGAGGTTCAGTCCGACCAAGCCCAGGCCTGA
- a CDS encoding DUF5814 domain-containing protein, with the protein MAITDKIYIKNHRQIASQLETSIPKGAFSGATLDILFQGDGLAKLDDATRDRVLEFAEDFLDCDCEGNPHCGHPEEKFVEYLLELRAQGLGPDAIVDVMGDDYMLYAYPGDVLSFLDDSVRTLEAVEALADVDGNPSMADRARGMRRDLVR; encoded by the coding sequence GTGGCCATCACGGACAAGATCTACATCAAAAACCACCGGCAGATCGCCTCTCAGCTGGAGACCTCCATCCCAAAGGGAGCCTTCTCGGGGGCGACGCTGGACATCCTCTTCCAGGGCGACGGGCTGGCGAAACTCGACGACGCCACCCGCGACCGCGTCCTGGAGTTCGCCGAGGACTTCCTCGACTGCGACTGCGAGGGCAACCCCCACTGTGGTCACCCCGAGGAGAAGTTCGTCGAGTACCTGCTGGAACTGCGCGCGCAGGGGCTCGGTCCCGACGCCATCGTCGACGTGATGGGCGACGACTACATGCTCTACGCCTATCCGGGCGACGTGCTCTCCTTCCTCGACGACTCCGTCCGGACGCTCGAGGCCGTGGAGGCGCTGGCCGACGTGGACGGGAACCCCTCGATGGCCGACCGGGCGCGGGGGATGCGCCGCGACCTGGTTCGGTAG